One genomic region from Pseudomonadota bacterium encodes:
- a CDS encoding thioredoxin domain-containing protein — protein MKPRHCRAIRACAGLLWLLAVALRAAETAPPPAGGWRLAGEASPYLQLHADNPVTWYPWGAAALQRAQRENKPLFISIGYYTCHWCHVMARESFSDPAIAALLNAHFVAIKIDREQRPDLDAAYMEYVLLTAGQGGWPLSVWATPQGEPFFGGTYFPPHAARGRSGFREVLEKISSAWQADEAGVRKVARHAVATLRAQATPAAPRAQLTAAPLQAAREAYAANYDALQGGFGPAPKFPEPARLLFLLADRDAASAPMALATLDHMLSGGIHDRLAGGWHRYATDFEWRIPHFEKMLYDQALLARACLAAWERTGAERYRACVTGTLDFTLDALRAAGGGFHAALAADSAAAPGGPAEEGAAYTWTWAQLDAALPEPELKAWAVARYGLEERGNATADPTGELAGRNVLWQALDDAALTARFGVPPDTVPQRNAAVDERLRSARRRRPPVPVDDKVVTAWNGYQITALAEAGRKLNAPRYRAAARAAARFLLDKLYDADHGVLYRDWRGGVRGAPGFLEDYAALAQGLLALHDADAGHDWLRWARQLADGMCARFEDTARGGFFRTPADTALWLRDKPLDDGAALSGNAMAVQVLLTLERLTGQAAYGDRARRAAAWAAAQLASAPDAMPGMLSVWPQLLALSAAPDRGAAAGALDGRDAARDTAGQAPDP, from the coding sequence ATGAAACCCCGTCACTGTCGGGCAATCCGCGCCTGCGCCGGCCTGTTGTGGCTGCTGGCCGTCGCGCTGCGTGCGGCGGAGACGGCGCCGCCGCCGGCCGGCGGCTGGCGACTGGCCGGGGAAGCGAGCCCCTACCTGCAGCTGCATGCGGACAACCCGGTGACCTGGTACCCGTGGGGCGCAGCGGCGCTGCAGCGGGCGCAGCGCGAGAACAAGCCGCTGTTCATCTCGATCGGCTATTACACCTGCCACTGGTGCCACGTCATGGCACGCGAATCGTTCAGCGATCCGGCGATCGCGGCACTGCTCAACGCGCACTTCGTCGCCATCAAGATCGATCGCGAACAGCGCCCCGATCTTGATGCGGCCTACATGGAGTACGTGCTGCTGACGGCCGGGCAGGGCGGGTGGCCGCTGTCGGTATGGGCCACGCCGCAGGGTGAACCCTTTTTCGGCGGGACCTATTTCCCGCCGCACGCCGCACGCGGTCGCAGCGGCTTCCGGGAGGTGCTGGAAAAGATCAGCAGCGCCTGGCAGGCAGACGAGGCGGGCGTGCGCAAGGTGGCACGGCATGCCGTCGCGACGCTGCGTGCGCAAGCCACCCCGGCCGCGCCGCGCGCGCAGCTGACGGCTGCGCCGCTGCAGGCCGCGCGGGAGGCGTATGCGGCGAACTACGATGCGCTGCAGGGCGGTTTCGGACCGGCACCGAAGTTCCCCGAACCGGCCCGCCTGCTGTTCCTGCTGGCGGACCGCGATGCAGCGAGCGCGCCCATGGCGCTGGCCACGCTCGACCACATGCTCTCCGGCGGTATTCACGATCGGCTGGCGGGCGGCTGGCACCGTTACGCGACCGATTTCGAATGGCGCATACCGCACTTCGAGAAGATGCTCTATGACCAGGCGCTGCTGGCGCGCGCCTGCCTCGCCGCCTGGGAACGGACCGGCGCGGAACGTTATCGCGCGTGTGTCACCGGCACGCTCGATTTCACGCTGGATGCGCTGCGCGCTGCCGGCGGCGGCTTTCATGCCGCGCTGGCAGCGGACAGCGCGGCGGCGCCCGGTGGGCCGGCGGAGGAGGGTGCCGCGTATACCTGGACCTGGGCGCAGCTGGATGCGGCACTGCCGGAACCGGAGTTGAAGGCCTGGGCGGTGGCGCGCTACGGCCTCGAGGAACGCGGCAACGCCACGGCCGATCCGACCGGCGAACTGGCCGGGCGCAACGTGCTGTGGCAGGCGCTGGACGACGCGGCCCTGACCGCGCGTTTCGGCGTGCCGCCGGACACGGTGCCCCAGCGCAACGCAGCGGTCGATGAGCGGCTGCGCTCGGCACGGCGCCGGCGTCCGCCGGTTCCGGTCGACGACAAGGTCGTGACGGCCTGGAACGGCTACCAGATCACCGCCCTGGCCGAGGCCGGACGCAAGTTGAACGCGCCGCGTTATCGCGCCGCCGCGCGCGCCGCGGCGCGGTTCCTGCTGGATAAGCTCTACGACGCCGATCACGGCGTCCTCTACCGCGACTGGCGCGGCGGGGTGCGCGGCGCGCCGGGTTTCCTGGAGGACTATGCCGCGCTGGCGCAGGGACTGCTGGCGCTGCATGACGCCGACGCCGGGCACGACTGGCTGCGCTGGGCGCGGCAGCTGGCGGACGGCATGTGCGCGCGCTTCGAGGATACGGCGCGCGGCGGATTCTTCCGCACCCCGGCCGATACGGCGCTGTGGTTGCGCGACAAACCGCTCGATGACGGTGCCGCGTTGTCCGGCAACGCCATGGCGGTTCAGGTGCTGCTGACGCTCGAGCGGCTGACCGGCCAGGCGGCATACGGCGATCGCGCCCGGCGTGCCGCGGCCTGGGCCGCCGCGCAGCTGGCGTCTGCACCGGACGCCATGCCCGGCATGCTGTCGGTTTGGCCACAACTGCTGGCGTTGTCCGCGGCGCCGGACCGGGGCGCTGCTGCAGGTGCGCTCGATGGACGCGATGCGGCCCGGGATACAGCGGGCCAGGCACCCGACCCGTAA
- a CDS encoding circularly permuted type 2 ATP-grasp protein, which yields MPRAVRKNAVDWKQYDPGKFYDELISSPGHARAAARGIVSYLQTLTEKHLQHRQQAADLAIKEMGISFTVYSEGENIDRTWPMDVIPRVIAAAEWRRLEAGLIQRLTALNLFIDDVYHRQRIIRDKVFPAEIIQSSKDFLKQCIDAKPKHGVWAHICGSDLVRDSDGTVYVLEDNLRVPSGVSYMLENRAITKRVLPQLFRKHSILPVDDYPSQLFDMLTSLSPRASRSPEVVVMTPGIFNSAYFEHSYLAQRMGAELVMGSDLVVGDDDCVYMKTIQGLERVDVIYRRVNDDFLDPEAFRPDSMLGTPGLLRAWRAGKVGLANAPGAGVADDKVVYTYVPAIIKYYLGEDPIIPNVPSFLCVDAQQRKHVLANLDKMVVKPANESGGYGMLVGPVASKAERAKFAELIERSPRNYMAQPALNLSTAPTLCNGRIEPRHLDLRPFILQGKSHYVTAGGLTRVALRKGSLVVNSSQGGGSKDTWVVDTEAK from the coding sequence GTGCCACGCGCCGTACGCAAAAACGCCGTCGACTGGAAACAGTACGACCCCGGCAAGTTCTACGACGAGCTGATCAGCTCGCCCGGCCATGCACGCGCCGCCGCGCGCGGGATCGTGTCCTACCTCCAGACCCTGACCGAGAAGCACCTGCAGCACCGCCAGCAGGCCGCCGACCTGGCCATCAAGGAAATGGGCATCAGCTTCACCGTCTACAGCGAGGGTGAGAACATCGACCGCACCTGGCCGATGGACGTCATCCCGCGCGTCATCGCCGCCGCCGAGTGGCGGCGCCTGGAAGCCGGCCTGATCCAGCGACTGACCGCGCTGAACCTGTTCATCGACGATGTCTATCACCGGCAAAGGATCATCCGGGACAAGGTCTTCCCGGCGGAAATCATCCAGAGCTCGAAGGATTTCCTCAAGCAGTGCATCGACGCCAAGCCGAAACACGGCGTCTGGGCGCATATCTGCGGTTCCGACCTGGTGCGCGACAGCGACGGCACGGTCTATGTGCTCGAGGACAACCTGCGCGTACCCTCCGGCGTGTCCTATATGCTGGAGAACCGTGCCATCACCAAGCGGGTGCTGCCGCAGCTGTTCCGCAAGCACAGCATCCTGCCGGTCGACGATTACCCCTCGCAGCTGTTCGACATGCTCACCTCGCTGTCGCCGCGCGCATCGCGCAGTCCCGAGGTGGTGGTGATGACACCGGGCATCTTCAACTCGGCCTACTTCGAGCATTCCTACCTGGCACAGCGCATGGGCGCGGAACTGGTCATGGGCTCGGACCTGGTGGTGGGCGACGACGACTGCGTCTACATGAAGACCATCCAGGGTCTGGAGCGCGTCGACGTGATCTACCGCCGCGTCAACGACGACTTCCTCGATCCGGAGGCATTCCGCCCCGACTCCATGCTCGGCACGCCGGGGCTGCTGCGCGCCTGGCGCGCCGGCAAGGTGGGCCTGGCGAACGCGCCCGGTGCCGGCGTCGCCGACGACAAGGTGGTCTACACCTACGTGCCCGCCATCATCAAGTACTATCTCGGCGAGGATCCGATCATCCCCAACGTGCCATCCTTCCTCTGCGTCGATGCGCAGCAGCGCAAGCATGTACTGGCCAATCTCGACAAGATGGTGGTCAAACCGGCCAACGAATCCGGCGGCTACGGCATGCTGGTCGGCCCGGTTGCGAGCAAGGCGGAACGCGCGAAGTTCGCCGAACTCATCGAGCGCAGCCCGCGCAACTACATGGCGCAACCGGCGCTCAACCTGTCGACCGCACCCACCCTGTGCAATGGCCGGATCGAGCCGCGCCACCTCGACCTGCGCCCGTTCATCCTGCAGGGGAAGAGC